The following are from one region of the Candidatus Binatia bacterium genome:
- a CDS encoding site-specific integrase, which produces MSHSASTKKPGKSPKTKAAPGPDPLIRDLTGYLLTERKRSPLTVAAYERDLMEFAAFVPSLRDVTPSQIRQYIAHMFDAHNYNSRTVCRKLSSIRALYRFLKI; this is translated from the coding sequence ATGTCGCATTCAGCAAGCACGAAGAAGCCAGGGAAAAGCCCGAAAACCAAGGCCGCGCCGGGGCCGGACCCCCTGATCCGGGACCTGACGGGGTACCTGCTCACCGAGCGCAAGCGCAGCCCGCTCACGGTGGCGGCCTACGAGCGCGACCTCATGGAGTTCGCGGCGTTCGTCCCGTCGCTGCGGGACGTGACGCCGTCGCAGATCCGCCAGTACATCGCGCACATGTTCGACGCCCACAACTACAACAGCCGGACCGTCTGCCGGAAGCTCTCCTCGATCCGGGCCCTCTACCGCTTCCTGAAGATTA
- a CDS encoding endo alpha-1,4 polygalactosaminidase — MAALLASCGPSALTPSAGAIAQAKPASGSLWVPTPGESYQIQYDGKLDLTVNADIYDVDMFDTSAKVVSKLHAMGRKVMCYISVGTWEKWRPDAGQFPKSVIGKPDGHWKGERWLDIRQTSILEPIMANRLALCKQKGFDGVDPDNLDGYENKTGFPLTYDEQLTYDTWVAQQAHADGLTADEKGDNDQVKDLVKVYDFAVVEECYKQGWCNEFQVYTQTNRLVVDVEYNLSQQDFEDKACPDTAQYDETAILKKLQLTAWIVTCTGSR, encoded by the coding sequence TTGGCCGCGCTCCTCGCGTCGTGCGGGCCTAGCGCCCTGACGCCGTCCGCCGGCGCGATCGCTCAGGCTAAGCCCGCGAGCGGCTCGCTCTGGGTCCCAACGCCCGGCGAGTCGTACCAAATCCAGTACGACGGCAAGCTCGACCTCACCGTAAATGCCGACATCTACGACGTCGATATGTTCGACACGTCGGCGAAGGTCGTCTCGAAACTCCATGCGATGGGGCGGAAGGTCATGTGCTACATCAGCGTCGGGACCTGGGAGAAGTGGCGTCCCGACGCCGGCCAGTTCCCCAAAAGCGTCATCGGTAAGCCCGACGGACACTGGAAGGGCGAGCGATGGCTCGACATCCGCCAGACCTCGATCCTCGAGCCGATCATGGCCAACCGCCTGGCCCTCTGCAAGCAGAAGGGCTTCGACGGCGTAGATCCCGACAATCTCGACGGCTACGAGAACAAAACCGGCTTCCCGCTGACGTACGACGAGCAGCTGACCTACGACACCTGGGTCGCGCAGCAGGCCCACGCCGACGGCCTCACCGCCGACGAGAAGGGCGACAACGACCAGGTCAAGGACCTCGTGAAGGTCTACGACTTCGCCGTCGTCGAGGAGTGCTACAAGCAAGGCTGGTGCAACGAGTTCCAGGTTTACACGCAGACCAATCGGCTCGTCGTAGACGTCGAGTACAACCTCAGCCAGCAAGACTTCGAGGACAAAGCCTGCCCGGACACGGCTCAATACGACGAGACGGCGATCCTCAAGAAACTCCAACTAACGGCCTGGATCGTCACCTGCACCGGCAGCCGGTAG
- a CDS encoding nickel-binding protein yields MPTYMDIHEIPGVTAEAVAAAHLSDVETQAKYGVEYHKYWLNEAQGKVFCLCSAPDPEAAMSVHREAHGLVAVKIVEVAPEVAEGFLGGSEVDSHGAAVIPGNAGREYDSGIRTILFTDIVDSTALTQRLGDDAGMAVLTVHDEIVRSALHSFGGREVKHTGDGVMAAFVSAAAAVRCAIQIHQELADRARTTDDPCVKVRIGAAAGEPVESNRDLFGSTVQLASRLCSHAAPEQSLVSNVIAELCIGKNLAFEDLGHVILKGFDQAVQVHAVQGGSKSTG; encoded by the coding sequence ATGCCGACCTATATGGACATCCACGAGATTCCCGGGGTGACTGCAGAAGCGGTTGCTGCGGCGCATTTGTCGGATGTCGAGACGCAAGCGAAGTACGGCGTCGAATACCACAAGTATTGGCTCAACGAAGCCCAAGGCAAGGTGTTCTGCCTCTGCAGCGCGCCGGACCCCGAAGCCGCCATGAGCGTCCATCGCGAAGCGCACGGTCTCGTCGCCGTCAAGATCGTCGAGGTTGCGCCCGAGGTCGCCGAAGGCTTTCTCGGCGGGAGCGAGGTCGATTCGCACGGCGCCGCGGTCATACCGGGTAATGCCGGCCGCGAGTACGATTCGGGGATACGGACGATTCTCTTTACGGACATCGTCGACTCGACCGCGCTCACGCAACGTCTCGGGGATGACGCCGGCATGGCGGTGCTCACCGTCCACGACGAGATCGTGAGAAGCGCTCTCCATTCGTTCGGAGGTCGCGAGGTCAAGCACACCGGCGACGGCGTCATGGCCGCGTTCGTCTCGGCCGCCGCGGCGGTTCGATGCGCGATCCAAATTCACCAAGAACTCGCGGATCGCGCGAGAACGACCGACGATCCCTGCGTAAAGGTTCGGATAGGCGCCGCAGCCGGAGAGCCGGTGGAGAGCAATCGGGACCTCTTCGGATCGACCGTCCAACTAGCGTCGAGACTCTGCTCGCACGCCGCGCCCGAGCAGAGTCTGGTCTCGAACGTGATCGCCGAGTTGTGCATCGGAAAGAATCTGGCGTTTGAAGACCTCGGGCACGTCATCCTCAAGGGCTTCGACCAAGCCGTGCAGGTTCACGCGGTTCAAGGAGGCTCGAAAAGCACCGGCTGA
- a CDS encoding OsmC family protein, with protein MKSEDLRAMQAPLKERYKSTPDAALITLKAEGRLGEGVTCSVQTGKALVEAGLHPATGGTGLSACSGDMLLEALVACAGVTLNAVATAIGVDIREGVVRAEGDLDFRGTLGVAKDAPVGFIRIRLDFALDTDASEEQKSALVRLTERYCVVYQTLMQSPEVSVSTSALI; from the coding sequence GTGAAATCTGAAGACCTTCGCGCTATGCAAGCGCCTTTAAAAGAGCGCTATAAATCAACGCCGGACGCCGCTTTGATCACCCTCAAAGCGGAAGGACGTCTCGGCGAAGGGGTTACGTGCAGCGTGCAGACCGGCAAAGCGCTGGTCGAAGCCGGCTTGCATCCGGCAACGGGCGGGACCGGCTTGAGCGCCTGCTCCGGGGATATGCTGCTCGAGGCGCTCGTCGCTTGCGCCGGCGTAACGCTCAACGCCGTGGCCACCGCGATCGGAGTCGATATTCGAGAAGGCGTCGTGCGGGCCGAAGGCGATCTCGACTTCAGAGGGACGCTGGGAGTGGCGAAAGACGCGCCGGTCGGATTCATCCGGATTCGCCTCGACTTCGCGCTCGACACGGACGCTTCCGAAGAGCAAAAGAGCGCGCTCGTTCGCCTCACCGAACGCTACTGCGTCGTCTACCAGACGCTGATGCAATCGCCTGAAGTCTCCGTCTCGACCAGCGCTCTTATCTAG
- a CDS encoding alkaline phosphatase family protein, which translates to MSPSLCAAAFALAACGGGTFSPALTSGNGAIDPAYGTTPISHIVIIIQENRTFNDFFATFPGVTGATIGKKRVGKKTEPIALKEVNLKGDKNLNHGYKGFLVAYDDGKMDGFNNVQYPSSGKSENATPYEYVNPAQIAPYWTMAQEYGLANAMFATQGSASFTAHQDLIRGGTEIDPTDSLIDNPPYSGVWGCDSAPGTTTTLITTSLQYEAGDGPFPCTTSFPPYTYDTLRDLLDAHSVSWKYYTPKVGNSGAIWDAFDVIAPVRYGPEWGTNVNWPETNIFGDISSGNLAAVSWVIPDGANSDHPGKGPDTGPSWVASVVNAIGESYYWNSTAIIIVWDDWGGFYDPVTPPGPRDNQGGPGLRVPMIVVSPYSRETSSYQPGYISNTFYQFGSIVRFVEDTFNLGRLGTTDGTSNSIADMFDFYQAPRSFEPIGSKYSREYFLHQKPSGLPVDDQ; encoded by the coding sequence TTGAGCCCCTCTCTATGCGCCGCAGCCTTCGCCCTCGCCGCCTGCGGCGGCGGTACGTTCTCCCCGGCGTTGACCAGCGGAAACGGCGCAATCGATCCAGCGTATGGGACCACGCCCATTTCGCATATCGTCATCATCATTCAAGAGAATCGCACGTTCAACGATTTCTTCGCGACCTTCCCGGGCGTGACGGGCGCGACCATCGGAAAGAAGCGCGTCGGAAAGAAGACCGAGCCGATCGCGCTGAAAGAAGTCAACCTCAAGGGCGACAAGAATCTCAATCACGGGTATAAGGGCTTTCTCGTCGCCTACGACGACGGCAAGATGGACGGCTTCAACAACGTCCAGTATCCGAGTAGCGGCAAGTCCGAGAATGCCACGCCGTACGAGTACGTCAACCCGGCTCAGATCGCGCCGTACTGGACGATGGCGCAAGAGTACGGCCTCGCCAACGCGATGTTCGCGACCCAGGGAAGCGCGAGTTTTACCGCGCACCAGGACCTCATTCGTGGCGGCACGGAGATCGATCCGACCGATAGTCTGATCGACAATCCGCCGTACAGCGGCGTGTGGGGTTGCGACTCCGCGCCCGGCACGACGACGACGTTGATCACCACGAGCCTGCAGTACGAGGCCGGCGACGGGCCGTTCCCATGCACGACCTCGTTCCCGCCGTATACCTACGACACGCTGCGGGATCTCCTCGACGCGCACTCGGTATCGTGGAAATACTACACGCCGAAGGTTGGCAACTCCGGCGCGATTTGGGACGCGTTCGACGTGATCGCTCCGGTGCGTTACGGCCCGGAATGGGGCACGAACGTCAACTGGCCGGAGACGAACATCTTCGGCGACATCTCGAGCGGAAATCTCGCGGCGGTATCGTGGGTGATACCGGACGGCGCCAACTCCGATCATCCCGGCAAGGGCCCCGACACCGGACCCTCGTGGGTCGCATCGGTCGTCAATGCGATCGGAGAGAGCTACTACTGGAACTCCACCGCGATCATCATCGTGTGGGACGACTGGGGCGGCTTCTACGATCCGGTGACTCCCCCGGGGCCGCGCGACAATCAGGGAGGTCCGGGCCTGCGCGTGCCGATGATCGTCGTCTCGCCGTACTCGCGCGAGACGTCGTCGTATCAACCAGGGTATATCTCGAACACGTTCTACCAGTTCGGCAGCATCGTCCGGTTCGTCGAGGATACGTTCAACCTCGGACGGCTCGGAACGACCGATGGCACGTCGAACAGCATCGCCGACATGTTCGACTTCTATCAAGCGCCGCGGAGCTTCGAACCGATCGGCTCGAAGTACTCGCGGGAGTACTTCCTGCATCAGAAGCCCTCGGGACTGCCGGTCGACGACCAATAG
- a CDS encoding DUF4097 family beta strand repeat-containing protein produces MRLAEVRRALLLLPLAACSAPAPYVTTVGILKPGATMAVRVGSGTLNVYQPAAGQPRDLYTVSAIALPKETPPPPPRVRAEPLGVVVRAPARLASLLVRVPEGVNLTVESRDGNVNVTDIAGNARIVAARGDVNVMLPGFAQAAVGDGDLSVTMGATQWPGTLHFSTLRGDIVLRINSKAAFGVHLHTANGTLFTDFGLRGTSNGSAETIDASVNGGSQQRIDVETSQGAIRLLRLEPQP; encoded by the coding sequence GTGAGACTCGCAGAGGTACGACGCGCTCTTCTCCTTCTTCCGCTCGCCGCGTGCAGCGCGCCGGCTCCGTACGTAACGACGGTCGGTATCCTCAAACCCGGCGCGACGATGGCGGTGCGCGTCGGCTCCGGGACGCTCAACGTCTACCAGCCTGCGGCGGGTCAGCCGCGCGATCTCTACACGGTCTCGGCGATCGCGCTCCCGAAAGAGACGCCGCCGCCACCGCCGCGCGTGCGCGCCGAGCCGCTCGGCGTCGTCGTGCGCGCTCCGGCGCGGCTCGCATCGCTGCTCGTCCGAGTTCCGGAAGGCGTGAATCTGACGGTCGAGTCGCGCGACGGCAACGTCAACGTCACCGACATCGCCGGGAACGCGCGGATCGTCGCCGCGAGGGGCGACGTGAACGTGATGCTTCCGGGCTTCGCGCAGGCCGCCGTCGGCGACGGCGATCTGTCGGTGACGATGGGCGCGACGCAGTGGCCCGGGACGCTGCACTTCTCGACGCTGCGCGGCGATATCGTGTTGCGGATCAACTCGAAGGCTGCGTTCGGCGTCCACCTCCACACGGCGAACGGAACGCTCTTCACCGACTTCGGGCTGCGCGGGACGTCGAATGGGAGCGCGGAGACGATCGACGCAAGCGTGAACGGCGGATCGCAGCAGCGGATCGACGTCGAGACGTCGCAGGGCGCTATCCGGCTACTTCGTCTCGAGCCCCAGCCGTGA
- a CDS encoding 2-dehydropantoate 2-reductase → MKKESARPRVGIIGAGAMGTLFGYHLAGCCDVTVLDDNPAIAKAVERNGLQVNDEPKRAVTVAHRARDLYGSQMLFLFVKAVDTLRALRAFAGELDPAAPVVSLQNGVGNEDAIKTALGGAVPVILGITTESSQTVGPGRVRSSKEGNTIIGATTAAATTARTVTELLTRSGLRASVVYDIRPHLWGKLVANAAVNALSALLDCDAGEIPRDPNAARLAEALAEETAAVAAALKISLPFVNPWQYVTEVVALGADAKSSMAYDLESGHPSEIDHINGAVVAFGRRTATPTPYNDAMVRLIKAREALLSRSRLGLETK, encoded by the coding sequence GTGAAGAAGGAGAGCGCGAGGCCGAGAGTCGGGATCATCGGCGCCGGCGCGATGGGGACGCTCTTCGGGTACCATCTCGCCGGATGTTGCGACGTGACGGTGCTCGACGACAACCCGGCGATTGCAAAGGCGGTGGAGCGCAACGGCCTGCAAGTCAACGACGAGCCGAAGCGCGCGGTCACCGTCGCGCACCGCGCGCGCGATCTGTACGGATCGCAGATGCTCTTCCTCTTCGTGAAGGCGGTCGACACGCTCCGGGCCCTGCGCGCCTTTGCCGGCGAGCTCGATCCGGCCGCACCGGTCGTCTCGCTGCAGAACGGCGTGGGGAACGAAGACGCGATCAAGACCGCGCTCGGCGGCGCCGTCCCCGTGATTCTCGGCATCACGACCGAGTCGTCGCAGACCGTCGGCCCGGGGCGCGTGCGGAGTTCCAAAGAGGGCAACACGATTATCGGCGCGACGACGGCCGCGGCTACAACGGCGCGCACGGTCACGGAGTTATTGACGCGCAGCGGGTTGCGGGCCTCGGTCGTCTACGACATACGGCCCCATCTCTGGGGCAAGCTCGTCGCCAACGCGGCGGTCAACGCGCTCTCGGCGCTGCTCGATTGCGATGCCGGCGAGATCCCACGCGATCCCAACGCCGCGCGCCTCGCCGAGGCGCTCGCCGAAGAGACCGCCGCCGTCGCGGCCGCGCTGAAGATCAGCCTTCCGTTCGTCAATCCCTGGCAGTACGTCACCGAAGTCGTCGCGCTCGGAGCCGACGCGAAGAGTTCGATGGCATACGATCTCGAATCGGGCCATCCGAGCGAGATCGATCATATCAACGGCGCGGTCGTCGCATTCGGACGGCGCACCGCAACGCCGACCCCCTACAACGACGCGATGGTGCGCCTCATCAAAGCTCGAGAGGCGCTGCTCTCCCGCTCACGGCTGGGGCTCGAGACGAAGTAG
- a CDS encoding MlaD family protein — translation MTRQAQVGAFAIIALLLLFGIFYLVTDFGTRHTGYRVGVRFQSAAGLTPGALVYFSGVDVGSVDSIVLLPDNTVDVILAVNRDIDVPAASRFLIQAPLTGSPSVIIVPPRQKPPIALLPRQVLPLADQPRGSNTATIADLLEQGQGELKRFDTVMAEIEARTPKLLSTLQSTLDNANDLTLTTKASMQRLSTELLALGSNLEGNLGAASANVVELSATLNGAATTDSKKVSALLDEFQSTAVSLNKSMSALQDLATDPRLKANILATTQSIADTTATLAELTKDLRTVTGNPQTQAQMRNTIANLDAVMQKANSLLGELGGTSSVYGVDAGATPYPLTVPSTSPYPDLSPAPGATPGGIPPATRAKLQTKLGTLARNLIAVQVRLSGLSPQHNPGLNPVLTSSQGPLGDINLVVLPHGGTSLVVGANAIGNNTTWNALLQKNAGNFHFGGGVLYSQIGVLGSYAPMHGLGFETRIYDLTYPMIDLYGNLHLSPAAELFFGQRDVTHASRRNTFGFQYQF, via the coding sequence ATGACGAGGCAAGCACAGGTTGGCGCGTTCGCGATCATCGCGCTGCTCCTGCTCTTCGGAATATTCTATCTCGTGACCGATTTTGGCACGCGCCATACGGGCTATCGCGTCGGCGTGCGCTTCCAGTCTGCCGCCGGCCTCACGCCCGGCGCGCTGGTCTACTTCAGCGGCGTGGACGTCGGCTCCGTCGACTCCATCGTGCTGCTCCCCGACAACACGGTCGACGTGATTCTCGCGGTCAATCGCGACATCGACGTGCCGGCCGCCTCGCGCTTTCTCATTCAGGCACCGCTCACCGGCTCTCCATCCGTCATCATCGTGCCGCCGCGGCAGAAGCCTCCGATCGCGCTGCTGCCGCGACAGGTGCTCCCGCTCGCAGACCAGCCGCGAGGCAGCAACACCGCAACCATCGCCGATCTGCTCGAGCAAGGCCAGGGCGAGCTCAAGCGCTTCGACACGGTGATGGCCGAAATCGAAGCCCGGACGCCGAAGCTCCTCAGCACGTTACAGTCCACGCTCGACAACGCCAACGACCTCACGCTGACGACGAAGGCCTCGATGCAGCGACTCTCGACAGAGCTGCTCGCGCTCGGCTCGAATCTCGAAGGAAACCTCGGCGCGGCAAGCGCGAACGTCGTCGAACTCTCGGCGACGCTCAATGGCGCGGCGACGACGGACTCGAAGAAGGTCTCGGCATTGCTCGACGAGTTCCAATCGACCGCCGTCTCGTTGAACAAATCGATGAGCGCGCTGCAGGATCTCGCGACCGACCCGCGGCTCAAGGCGAACATCCTCGCGACGACGCAGAGCATCGCCGACACGACGGCGACGCTCGCGGAGCTCACGAAAGACTTGCGAACCGTCACCGGCAATCCGCAGACGCAAGCCCAGATGCGCAACACGATCGCGAATCTCGACGCGGTGATGCAGAAGGCGAACTCGCTTCTCGGCGAGCTCGGCGGGACGAGCAGCGTCTACGGCGTGGATGCCGGCGCTACGCCCTATCCCCTAACGGTGCCGAGCACGTCGCCCTACCCGGACCTCTCGCCGGCACCCGGCGCTACGCCGGGCGGCATCCCGCCCGCGACGCGCGCGAAGTTGCAGACGAAGCTCGGGACGCTCGCGCGCAATCTGATCGCGGTGCAGGTGCGCCTCAGCGGCCTCTCGCCGCAGCACAATCCCGGACTCAACCCCGTGCTGACGAGCAGCCAGGGCCCGCTGGGCGACATCAATCTCGTCGTCCTGCCGCACGGGGGCACGAGCCTCGTCGTCGGCGCGAACGCGATCGGCAACAACACGACCTGGAACGCGCTGCTGCAGAAGAACGCCGGGAACTTCCATTTCGGAGGCGGCGTCCTCTACTCGCAGATCGGCGTGCTCGGCTCGTACGCCCCGATGCACGGGCTCGGCTTCGAGACGCGGATCTACGATCTCACGTACCCGATGATCGACCTCTACGGGAACCTGCATCTCTCCCCCGCGGCCGAGTTGTTCTTCGGGCAGCGCGACGTGACGCACGCCTCGCGCCGCAACACGTTCGGCTTCCAGTACCAGTTCTAG
- a CDS encoding ATP-binding cassette domain-containing protein — protein MSQSNGNIIASIEDVSLAFGDRLVLKNCSLDIVGGAITCIIGLSGAGKSTILRLLDGLLLPDAGHVYVRGSDICHMTEEQRNRVRKKISLSFQFSALLDSLTVGENVALPLREHTKLSEAEVRGLAIDALDSVGLANAYDDLPAELSGGMLKRAGFARAIVTRPDLVLYDEPTTGLDPIVTNLITDTILKLREKLDGTAVVISHDLPSIFAMADYVAMLFEGAIIAYDTAENIRNSTNPIVAQFLQGSEVGPIPI, from the coding sequence ATGTCGCAGAGCAACGGCAACATCATCGCGAGCATCGAGGACGTCTCGCTCGCCTTCGGCGACCGGCTCGTCCTCAAGAACTGTTCGCTCGACATCGTCGGCGGCGCGATCACGTGCATCATCGGGCTCTCCGGCGCGGGGAAATCGACGATCCTGCGACTGCTCGACGGCTTGCTGCTCCCCGACGCGGGGCACGTCTACGTTCGCGGGAGCGATATCTGCCACATGACCGAAGAGCAGCGCAACCGGGTTCGGAAGAAGATCAGCCTCTCGTTTCAGTTCTCCGCGCTGCTCGATAGCCTGACCGTCGGCGAGAACGTCGCGCTCCCGTTGCGCGAACATACGAAGCTCTCCGAGGCCGAGGTCCGCGGATTGGCAATCGACGCGCTCGATAGCGTCGGCCTCGCGAATGCCTACGACGATCTTCCCGCCGAGCTCTCGGGCGGCATGCTCAAGCGCGCGGGCTTCGCGCGCGCGATCGTCACCCGGCCCGACCTCGTGCTCTACGACGAGCCGACGACCGGCTTGGACCCAATCGTGACGAACCTGATCACCGATACGATATTGAAGCTGCGCGAGAAGCTCGACGGCACCGCCGTCGTCATCTCGCACGATCTGCCGTCGATTTTCGCGATGGCCGACTACGTTGCGATGCTCTTCGAGGGCGCCATCATCGCATACGACACCGCCGAAAACATCCGCAACTCGACCAACCCCATCGTCGCGCAGTTCTTGCAAGGCTCCGAGGTCGGGCCGATCCCGATTTGA
- a CDS encoding ABC transporter permease, translating into MRLLDRFGRATIGFFEYAGGLTLLSAETAGFLVRMRIRVAETISQCALLGVQSLVIVMLTSLFTGMVISLESAQQAVAYGFANVVGGAVAYASVRELGPMLTAVVVAGRVGAAIAAELGSMVVTEQIEALRSMGLEPPRFLVVPRLAALLLMLPLLTIFADVVSILGGMWIAQTYAHISYDAFMSSVRQSIDFADVCKGIFKSLVFAAIIAMVGAYQGLSTRGGAAGVGQSTTGAVVLAIILIFISNFVMSFFLFG; encoded by the coding sequence GTGAGGCTGCTCGACCGCTTCGGGCGCGCGACGATCGGCTTCTTCGAGTACGCCGGCGGGTTGACGCTGCTCTCGGCCGAGACGGCCGGCTTCTTGGTCCGGATGCGGATACGCGTTGCGGAGACGATCTCGCAGTGCGCGCTGCTCGGCGTTCAGTCGCTCGTCATCGTGATGCTCACCTCGCTCTTCACCGGCATGGTGATCTCGCTCGAATCGGCGCAGCAAGCCGTCGCGTACGGCTTCGCAAACGTCGTCGGCGGCGCCGTCGCCTACGCGTCGGTGCGCGAGCTCGGACCGATGCTGACGGCGGTCGTCGTCGCGGGAAGGGTCGGCGCGGCAATCGCCGCGGAGCTCGGCTCGATGGTCGTGACCGAGCAGATCGAGGCCCTCCGCTCGATGGGGCTCGAGCCGCCGCGATTTCTCGTCGTGCCGCGCCTCGCCGCGCTGCTCTTGATGCTCCCGCTCCTGACCATCTTTGCGGACGTGGTCTCGATCCTCGGCGGAATGTGGATCGCGCAGACCTACGCGCACATCTCGTACGACGCGTTCATGTCGTCGGTGCGGCAGTCGATCGACTTCGCCGACGTCTGCAAAGGCATCTTCAAATCGCTGGTCTTCGCCGCGATCATCGCGATGGTCGGAGCCTATCAAGGCCTCTCGACCCGAGGCGGTGCGGCCGGGGTCGGGCAATCGACGACCGGCGCGGTCGTGCTCGCGATCATCCTGATCTTCATATCGAACTTCGTCATGTCGTTCTTCCTCTTCGGCTAA
- the rph gene encoding ribonuclease PH, which produces MIRSDRRAHDELRPVTIEPGFLKYPEGSALISVGNTRLICAASIEDRVPAWMKGRGVGWVTAEYAMLPRATQERTQREASKGRLGGRTQEIQRIIGRALRAVTNMAKLGERTLWLDCDVIQADGGTRTAAVTGAWVALALALRTRFDPSDAARWPIDAMVAATSVGIVAGQPLLDLAYDEDSQALVDMNVFMTDAGRFVELQGTAEASPFDRRDLETLLALADRGIRQLFDLQKTALTASLPVHAG; this is translated from the coding sequence GTGATTCGCAGCGACCGGCGCGCCCACGACGAGCTGCGCCCGGTGACGATCGAACCCGGATTCCTCAAGTATCCCGAGGGCAGCGCCCTGATCAGCGTCGGCAACACGCGCTTGATCTGCGCCGCGTCCATCGAAGACCGCGTCCCCGCCTGGATGAAAGGCCGCGGCGTCGGCTGGGTAACCGCCGAGTATGCGATGCTGCCGCGTGCGACGCAGGAGCGGACCCAGCGGGAGGCGTCCAAAGGCCGGCTCGGCGGCCGCACGCAGGAGATCCAGCGCATCATCGGGCGCGCGTTGCGCGCCGTCACGAATATGGCGAAGCTCGGCGAGCGCACGCTCTGGCTCGACTGCGACGTCATTCAGGCCGACGGTGGAACCCGCACGGCGGCCGTCACCGGCGCGTGGGTCGCGCTCGCGCTCGCGTTGCGGACGCGGTTCGATCCGAGCGATGCGGCTCGCTGGCCGATCGACGCGATGGTTGCCGCGACGAGCGTCGGCATCGTCGCCGGGCAACCGTTGCTCGATCTGGCGTACGACGAGGATAGCCAGGCGCTGGTGGATATGAACGTCTTCATGACCGACGCGGGCCGCTTCGTCGAGTTGCAAGGCACGGCCGAGGCCTCGCCGTTCGATCGGCGCGACCTCGAGACGCTGCTCGCGCTAGCGGATCGCGGCATCCGGCAGCTCTTCGATCTGCAGAAGACGGCGTTGACCGCCTCGCTCCCGGTTCATGCAGGCTGA